A segment of the Pedobacter faecalis genome:
TTCGCCAAAAAAGAATGGATAAGAGTTACTTTGGACTAACAGACCCGGGCCGGGTTAGGGACAACAATGAGGATACTTTCATTGCGGAGAAAACCAAAAACAATGATGTTGTTATTGCCTGCGTGATCGACGGCGTGGGGGGCTATGCCGGGGGCGAAATCGCTTCGGCTATTGCCAGGAAATCAATCATACAATTTCTGAACCGTCCTAATGCGGATTATCCTGCGCTGATGCGGGATGCCATTATTGCCGCGGATGAGGATATACGCGCTGAAAAAATCAAGAACAACGGTCATGAACAAATGGCCTGTGTGCTTACCCTCGCGGTAGCTGATCTGGACAAAAACCAATTCTGGTATGCCCATGTTGGGGATACGCGGCTGTATTTGCTGCGCGACCGCTCGCTGGTCAAGATCTCCAAAGATCAGTCGTTCGTTGGTTTTATGGAGGACAGTGGGCGGCTGACCGAAGAGGAGGCCATGCGCCACCCGAAGCGCAATGAGATTAACAAGGCGCTGGGTTTCGGGATAAGTATTGCCGCCCAGCAGGATTATATTGAAACGGGTCATTCTCCCTTTTTGCCCGGTGATGTGTTGCTGGTGTGCAGTGACGGACTGAGTGATATGGTGAACCGGCAGCAGATGACGGACATTTTGAACAGTCCGGCTTCGCTGCAGCAAAAGGCGGAGGCCCTGGTTAAGGCAGCAAACCTGAACGGTGGTCTGGATAATATCACAGTAGTGCTTGTGAAGAATGATAAGCAGTCGGCCCAACACGAACCAGCCATGCCGGCGAGCAAAAACCGGAAGCAGCGTGTCGCCCCTACGCCGCTTGCGGATAAGGTCGAAAATTCTGACCCCCGGACGGCGCAGTGGGAAGGCGACAGGCTTTCTGCCACGCAGGGTGCCAGGCAAGAGACCGTACGCAGCAATACTGGCTGGATTACGCTGCTCTCTATTCTCTGCGTTGCTATGGCGGGCGTGATCGCTTTCTTGCTTTGGCAGAACAATCGCGCAGAACTTCGCAGTATGCAGCAGCGTAAACTAAGTGTCATAAAGCCACCGAGGAATGCACAGGAGAAAAAGTTGCAGGACACGATCAATAAGCTGAACCAGAATGTGCTGATCTTGACGGATTCTCTGTTTAAATCGCCGATACAGATCACAGAGCCCTTACAGATTGATCGCGATACACTGTACCTGATTGCAGAAAAGAATATTAGGTTGGTGGCAGATTCTACATTTAAAGGCATTCCGATCAATGTGAGGCCGGCCAATAAGCACCTGCGTCTGGAGAACTTCACCTTTCAGAACTTTTCGACTGCGATTACCTCGGGCAGCAATGCGCTTGAATTCAGGAAGGTGCGGTTTATTAACACGCCCAACGCTGTGCAAAGCGTATTCCGCTTTCCATCCGGCAGCTCCGTTAGCGGATCTGTTCCTGCCAGCACATTCACAACCGATTCCTTACCTGAAAAGATGAATTAACTATGCGCTTTCTGTTTTTGATCATATCTATTGTTTTAGGCGCACTGTTTTTTACGTTATATAACCACCTTCAGGATGGTTTTGACGAGGTGCCCTCGCGTTTAAGGAACGGCACCATGATAAACCTGAACGACAAGCAACCGGGAAAACGAATGCGCCAGTTGCTCGAGAAGGGTTATTATTTTGAGGACCCGCGCGATATGGCGCTGGTGGAGCGTGTGGTAGCAACGGCTAGTAAACCGGCCGGACTGGTACTCGACAATGTGGGTGAGATTAATAAAAGCCGGTATTTCGTAGATGCCGATATGGCTTTTGCAGAGGGTGGTAAAAGTTTTAAGCGCCGGGTACTCGACTCGAGGGCGCTACTGGGCTATACGGGCGAAGATTCGCTGCGTTTTACGCAGGAGCGTACAAATCCGCCTAAGCTTCCTGCTGTTGCGGATATGAAGAAGGGGGCATACAGCATTACCGGGAAGATTGTGGACTCGCTGGACCGACCGGTGGCGGGTGTATTGGTTAAGCTGCACATGGTGTTGCCTCAGGACAGCACCTACGCTGAAGATGAAGTGGGTATAAAGACGCTGGGCCTGACTGCTTATGTACGTACAGATGGGAATGGCAGCTATGCCTTTATGCACCTGCCTGATGGTAAGGCTTACCAGGTTTTGCCTCTGCAGCCGGGCTCGCAGTTTGGCCGTTCCCAGGGTGTGCAAGTGCTCGACAGTGATGTGTCTTTTGTTTTCCGGCAAAGTCCGCATAGCATACGCTTGTTTTCGGTAAGGGATTTTAAAATTCTGAAAAAAGAACGCTCACTCATTGTACGGACGGCGGAAGAGTTTAATCAGTGGTTCCTCATTATTGCCGGATCCTTCTTCTTTGGTTTCTTCCTGCTCAAGGCTATCCTGGCATGGAAGTTTCCCCAGGCAGATCAGTTGCTCCTTCCGGTAATTATGCTCATGACGGGCTTATCGTTCATCTCTCTTCTCAGTTTGCAGGACCCATTGCGCGACCGCTTTCTGGCCAGAGATACACTGACGTTTTTTGGTATAGGTATAGGCGGCATTATTGTCATGCTGATGGTTAAGTTCAGGCGACTTACGGTGGACTCTGGCTTTTACCGGATGTTTATTCTTGGCCGGAGCAGCGGGAAGGCCAGCGGATGGCAATGGGCCATTGCCTCGCTCGTTCTTCTTGGCTTAACAGTCGCTTTCGGCAGCGGTCCGGAAGGTAGCGGGGTTAAGGTAAACCTGTTTGGCGTTCAACCCAGCGAACTGGTAAAATATGGCATTATTTTATTCCTTGCCGGCTTTTTCGCCAGCAATGAAAAGTTCATCACAGAATACAGCAGCTGGCACAAGCGCTGGTACTTCTTCTCTTTCGCGCTGGTGGCGATGGTGCTCGCCATTCTCCTGTATCTCACCCTGGGTGATTTGGGTCCGGCGATGGTGGTATGTTTTACATTTATTATTTTATTCTCCTTTTCAAGGGGCGATTTTGCGATGATGATGGTAGCCATCATCACCTATACTTTGTCGGTTTGGTTCCTGAACATCTGGCTGGGCAGTCTGCTTACAGCTGTGTTACTGACGCTTGCGATGATTTTCTATGAAAAGCGCACCAGTGAATCGGCCATCATGATTATTATGGTTATGGCTGGTTTCCTGCTTATCGATCAGATTCCGTATTTGGATAAACTGATACCGGGGCCGGTGAACCGCCTGAATGAGAGAAAGTCGATCTGGCAGGATCCATGGAATAACGAGGTGTATGGGGGCGACCAGGTGGCGAACGGTATTTGGGCTATGGCTGGCGGGGGCATCAGCGGACAGGGTGTTGGCGAGGGCTTCGCTAAGAATATACCTGAGGCGCATACGGACATGATCCTTCCGGCTATAGGTGAAGAGTTTGGTTGGGCAGGTGTGGTTAGTATTTTCATTTTGTTCCTTATTTTTCTGAACCGGGCTGTAGTGATTGGTCGGCAGACGGGTACGCCCTTCCTCTTCTATTTATGTTCGGGCATTGGCATCAGTATGTTTGTACAGTTCCTCTTGATTGCAGGGGGTTCTACAGGAGCCCTGCCTTTGTCGGGCGTTGCCCTACCCTTTATCAGTTACGGCGGCTCCTCGCTGGTGGCGAACATGCTGGCAACGGGTGCGTTGCTTTCCATCTCTGTGATCAGGGGAACCCCGGTGCAGATGGAGTTTATTACCCGGCAGCAGGACCGCAACCTCGTGCCTGCTTTGTTGTCGGCCAGTATTGCGATACTGCTGCTGACTTTCACGGTTTCGCGTTATATTATTGATAATAAAAGATGGGTGGTGCAACCGGCTCTGGTGGCCGACCGCAGCGGGCTTCGCATGTTTAGCTACAATCCGCGCATCTCTATCTTAATGAATAAATTGGAGGCGGGGCAGTTGTACGATCGTAAAGGGCGCATACTGGCTACAAGCAATCCTGATTTTGTGCGCAAGCAGCGTAAAACTTTGCAGGCAGCCGGCGTAAACTACAATCTGGACTCGGCAGAACATAAACGGGTAGACCGCTACTACCCTTTTGAAGAGCAGACGTTCTTCTGGACCGGCGACATGAATACCGGTGTGTTTACCGGCAGTACGAACGGCTATTTTGCCGAGTACGAACACGCTGCGGAACTCCGGGGTTTCCGGACACCAACGGCTTCGTTTAGCACTAAGGCTAGCAAATACCGCGAAAACCGCTTCCTGCCTCGGGGTGTTAAAGAGATGACGGTGAGTAAGCGCGACTACGCGGCCCTGGCCCCGCTCCTGCTGGCGGGCATTAACAGTGCCGATGTGGATGCCTTCAAAAAACGTAACCGCGATGTGAAACTGACGATTGATGCCAGGTTGCAGGCCACGATACAGCAGTCGATAGCCAAAGATGATTCGCTGCAGAACAACAGGGTATCGGTGGTGATTATGGAAGACAATACCGGCGATGTGCTTACCTCGGCGGTGTATCCGCTGCCACCGGTGAAGGACTGGGAGCTTCTGACCATGAGCGCTGCAGAACAGAACCGCTTGTCGGGATGGTATACCAACAGCGACCTTGGTTTTACTTACGCTACGCAGCCGGGGTCGACCGCCAAACTGGTGACCACCATGGCGGCGTTTAACAAGTTGGGTTTGGCGGCGGCCGAGCGAAAATTTCCGGTGGCTGCGCATGAAAGGATCCGGACTAAAGGCTTGGAACCTGATGAGACTGGCTTGATCAGTCTTGAACGGGCCTTGGTAAAGTCGAACAACGTGTACTATATCAAACTGGCCAACGAGGAGCACCTGGAGGAGGATATGGCCCGCCTTTATCTGAAAACAGGAATGTTCCTGCATGGGGTTGGCGGTTATTATTATGAAAAGGGTGCGCAAAACGCCGAGCAGGAGAAGGAATGGTTTTCACTGTGGAGGGAGACGGAGTTTAACACCAAACCGCGTTATGATCCGGCAAGGATACGCCGGACCCGGGCGAAGGGGATTTCGGGCATGGCATGGGGACAGGGTGAACTGATTGCTACCCCCGCGGCCGTGGCGCGCGTGGCGATGGGCGTTGCCAACAAGGGCACGCTGGTACCGAATCGTTATGTGCTGAAGGTAAGTGATTCTGCAACTTCAGTGAAACCGGGTATAAAACTTGCTGAAAACCCTAGGTATGCTGAACTAATGAAAGATTATATGCTGAAGCAGAGTGCGGGTAAAGTGTGGACGCTGAAAATGAATGTTGCCGGAAAAACGGGTACACCGGAACGGATATGGAAGCAGGAGCAGATTAACGATGGCTGGTACGTTTTCTTTGTGCCAAAGAAAGATGGTCAGGGACATGTGGTGACCTGCATTCGTATTGAATCGACCAAAGGTTCCAGCAAAGCGGTGTTGCTTGCTGGCCAGCATGTGATCCCTGCCCTGCTTAAGCTGGGATATATCAAGGATTTTAAAGAGGAATTGGAAAAAGGTAAGAAAAAGCAAACAGCAAATAAGATTAAAGCCGATGAGTATGTTCAATCTTTTTAATAAGAACACCCCGGATAAACCGAGGGATATAAAAGCGATCAGGGAAGCCATGCTGTTTTTCATAAAACAGGAGATGCAGAAAATGGAGGGCGGCGAAGGACGGTCGATAAAAGGCTTGCAGCTGTGCATCGCCTGTTTGCCGGAAGAGCGTTACCTATACGACGCTGCGGTTTTCTCAGCGGAAGAGAATCGCTTTAAACAGGAGCTGCAGCGGCTGGCGGATGATTTTGCTATTGACCTGCCCGAACGTTGGACGCTGGATATTGCCTTTCTGGATGAATTGCCAGAAGGCGCTGTGAAAATGGATCAGTTGGATGTGGCACTCTGCATAAAAATGCCGGAGATCACCATTACACAAAAGTCGGACACCGCTTTTCTGCGCGTTCTGAACGGCGAAGCGGAACAACAAGAATATACCATAAGTGCTGCCGACGGACGTATTAACATCGGCAGGGAACGGATGGCGCAGGATCAGGATGGCTTTGTGCGTGAAAACCACATTGCCTTTCCGGACGGCAGCAGCAACCAGGCCAATAAGTATGTGAGCCGACAGCACGCACATATCATCTGGAATGAGGAGAGCGCTGCCTTCATGCTGTTTGCCGACGACGGAGGCGTGCCGCCGAGGAACAAGGTAAAGGTAAAATCGCCCTCGGAGCATAACCCGGTGAAACTGACCTTTACTGAACTGGGACATGCGCTGCAGGAGGGTGATCAGATTATTCTGGGCGAGTCGGCCGTGCTGGAATTTAGTTATAGCTCACACCAATCTGCAACAGTCTGATGGCGAAAGTATTTACGATAACGGAAGGGCTCGAGAACATGGGAGCGCTGCGTACAGGCGGCCAGGGTTCTGTGTATAAAGGTAAACGAACGGGTGCCATTATTACCGCCGTAAAATTGTTGCCTACGCCCATCCATTCTGAGGATCACGAGGACAAACATTTCCGGGATTTCAAGAATGAGGTGGAAAAGCTTAAGAAGGTTAACGAAAACCCAAGTCCGAATGTCGTGAAAATCCTGAGCTCGGGCCTCACCGAGAGCGGTGCCCTCCCTTTTATAGAGATGGAGTATATCGAGGGCCCCGAGTTGGAGGAATTACTTAAACCGCCGCATCAGCCGGTGTTCAGCATCAGGGAAAGCTTGAAGCTTGCCCAGCAGTTGGCCGCTGCGCTGGCGCATTGTCACCGTGTGGGCGTGAAGCACGGTGATATAAAGAGCAATAACGTGAAGTTTAACGCGAGCACAGGCAACTATGTACTGCTGGATTTTGGTCTGGCCGTGATGTCGGACGAGCAGCGCAGAACGAGTTTGCGGAACGCTGGGGCCGTGGAGTTTATGGCTCCTGAACAGCATGAAGGCGAAATGCTCTTTCAAAGCGATGTTTACAGCTATGGTATTATCCTATATGAATTGCTGGCTGGTACTGTACCCTTCCCACTCATTAACAGTCACGATACCTCGCGCAACATGGTGATGCTTGCGCATATAGAAAAAGAAATACCGGATCTGCTGGCTTTGAGAGAGGCGCGCTTGCCTGAAAGCTGGTCGGACGACAAGCGAAGTCACGAAATGCGGGTTCCACCCTGGTTGCTGCAGGTCATTTACAAATGCCTGGAAAAGCGCCCGGAGAACCGGTTTGCCAACGGCACGGAACTTTATGAGACTATCTGCGGCTATATGGAAGCTGCTGATCGGAATGAAGATGCGGCCATCATGCTTGACGCTTACAAGGAGCAGAATGAAAAGCTTTTGGCTACGGTGAAACGGTATGAAAGGTTGAACAAAGCGAAGTGGTGGATAGCTGCGGCGGCCGTAATACTTCTCGTGTTAAGCTTTTTGGGAGTGGCGGCATTGTTCGACGATCGGGCTGACTTGCCCCAAAATGGAGTTCTGCCTGACACCAGCACCCAGGCACAGCAATTGGCTGATACTGCAGCCGCGCCTAAAAGCGATACAGTGCGGAATACGGTTGTACAGCCGCCACCTGTGAATAAAAAGCCTAAGGATCCGAAGAAAAATAGGCGGACAAAAGATGGATTAGTTGATGATGTACCTTATTTTTAGAAAATAATATTCAAACTATGAGCAAAGTATTTACCATAGCAGAGGGGCTTGAAAACCTGGGTGCGCTGCGTACGGGCGGACAAGGTTCTGTGTATAAGGGTAAGCGGTTGGGCGAAATCATTACTGCGGTAAAGATATTGCCTACGCCGATCCTCTCGGAGGACATGTCGGACAGGAACTACCGCACGTTTAAAAATGAGGTGGAAAAGCTAAAGAAGGTAAATGAGGTTCCGAACCCGAACGTAGTTAAGATCATGAATTACGGGCTCACCGAAAGTGGCTCCTTCCCGTTCATAGAAATGGACTATATAGAGGGTCCAGATCTTGGTGATCTACTGAAACCTCCTCATGAGCCGGTATTTACAATAAGGGAAACGATTAAGGTGGCCGAGCACCTAGCCAGCGCTTTAGCACATTGCCATAAAGTGGGTGTTAAACATGGCGATATCAAGAGCAATAACGTGAAGTTTAACACGGCAACAGGCAACTATATTTTATTTGACTTTGGCTTGTCGATCATGTCGGACGAGCAGCGGCGGAGTAGTATACGCTATGCCGGTGCGGTTGAATTTATGGCGCCCGAACAGCATGATGGAGAAATGTTCTTTCAGACGGATGTGTATAGTTATGGTGTAATTCTGTATGAACTGCTTGCAGGCTCAGTACCCTTCCCACAGATCAACAACAGTGAGACACACCGGAATGCGGTGATGCTTTCCCATATGGAAAAGCCAGTGCCCGACTTGCTAGACCTTCGGCGTCAGAACATCCCCGAGGGCTGGTCGGCCGAAACAAAAGCTGAGGAGATGAACGTGCCGGCCTGGCTTCTTAATCTGATCAGGAAGTGCCTGGAAAAACTTCCTGAAAAAAGGTATGCAGACGGCATAGCGCTTCAAAATGCGCTGATTCATCACAGAGAACTTGTCGCCCCACCTATGGAGACCCCTAGCCTGGCTTTACCCGAACCTGAGGAGGCCTCGCCAGACGCGGTAAGGGTTTCCAAGCCAATATTCTACGTGATGGTATTAGCGCTGGTTGCGCTGACGTTATTTGCGGCTTATTCTATCTATCTGAACGATATTAATCAGCGGCAGCTTGCATACTATACAGATAGCCTGAGCAATACGCCAGATACGACATCGCTTGTCGCGGAAACGATACCGGAAGACACGGTAAATACCATTAAGCCTATCATTACAGATACGGCAGCGCTACAGGGCAGCACGGATGTAGACAGTCTTAAACAAATCTATGAGGCGCAAATGGGTGCCGAGCAGCCAACGGAGCAGCAGTCTGCAATTCCAAAAGAAAACACGTCAAAAAACAAAGACATTGTACTGGTTAGTGAAGGTGTTCGTTATCAGCTGCCCAAAGGCACCCTGTTCTTTTACGATGCCCCTCAAACGGATGCGTCTAAGCGCGGGGTGTTCGGTTTATGGACCATGAATAAGTTTAGCGTAGTAGATGAACAGAATGGTTTTATTTATGTAACCCACACGAATAATGATGGCGAGGTTACAAAAGGCTGGCTTAATAAAGCCGACCTGAAAGAGGTTCCATAATTTTTTTAGTTTTTTTAAAACTTTTTATAGTGCCTCACGTTATATATTCGGTTTGTTTGGTTTAGGTTGATCTGTGGTGGGTCAACCATCTTTAATAACAGGGATAGCTTTTAGCTTATCCCTGTTTCTCTTTTATTTCAGATTTTCTTAGGCACAATTCGGGGCAAATTCTATTTTTACAGAAAAACTAACCAATTAAAACACCATTAAAACAGTTATTCTGATGAAGAGAGTATTGTACCTGATCGGTTTATCGGCTATTTTATATAGCTGTGGTAAAAGTGACACCAGCGCTACTTATGTGGCCCGGCCGCTGACAGTAAATGAGAAATTTAACAGCAGCGCTCCTGATAGTGTTCTGAAAATATATCCTTATAAGGGGGAAGATGCCGGGTCGGACGGCAAACCAGTGTATACGGTTAAGTTTAGGGATACGCTTGTTAAAATCCAGATGGGCGAATCAGATACTGGAGCTGTTGCTGAAAAATTTGGCTTTGCAGAGTTTATCAATACACAAAAAACGGCGATGCTGGTGCAGGTGGCGGATAACTCGGGACTTACTGCACCCTTTTTTATCGTTGCCTTTAACGACGGCAAGCTTGACGTGGCCAGCCTTTACAGGGCTTCAAACGGCAAGCGCGACAAAGATGTTACAAAGGGAATTAACCAGATTGGCCGCAATGGTTACGTGGTGAACAATGACTTCTTTGTAGCCAATGTAAATGCGAAAGTATATGTGCTTAAAAGACAAAATCCGGAAGAGCGCATACAAGGTGAATTCCTTACACACTCTCCTGACCGGACTACACTGGTTTTTTTAACGCCTAACTCGCTATACCAGGTGAATTATGTAGCTAATGAAACTTTAAACGTTCCTTACAGGCCTGAAGAGGCTGACAACATCATCAGAACTGTGCAGCAAAATTACACCTGGCAGCAGCAAGGCAATACCAGCGTGTATTTCTTTAAGCCCGGTAAGGACCGTGTCGTAGATATTTCAGAATTTAACTAGTCTTGCGGCCGGTTAAATAATAGACCGGAATTCCGATTAACATAATCACAACACCCCATCCGCATGTGCTTGTCTTAAATATCAGCAAGGCAATGCATAGTGCGGATGCGGTGATGATATAGAAGGCAGGAAGAAAGGGATAGCCAAACGCTTTATAGGGCCGCTCGGCCTCTGGCATTTTCCGCCTTAAGATAAAAATGCCGTATATAGTCAGAATATAAAAGACGAGCACGATAATCACCACAAAATCGAGCAATGCGCCGTATTTCCCGGTGAGACATAGTACGGAGGCCCAAACACTTTGTACCCACAATGCGCGTCCGGGTACATCTGCTGAATTTAGACGTGCTGCCTGTTTGAAAAACAACCCGTCTTTGGCCATAGTGTAATATACCCTAGCCCCTGCCATAATAAGTCCGTTGTTGCACGCAAAGGTGGATATCATAATCATGAGGGCAATAATGACGGTTCCTGCAGGCCCGAAAATTGACTGAGCGGCCACTACTGCAACCCGGTCAGATTTTGCTGTGGCTATTTCGTTCAGGGGAAGAACGGAGATATACATCAGGTTGGCCAGGATATAAATCACACTGACGATAAAAGTTCCAAGAAAGAGGCTTAATCCGACGTTGCGCTGGGGATTTTTGATTTCTCCGGCAATAAAAGTAACTCCGTTCCAGGCGTCGCTGGAAAAAAGGGAACCTACCATAGCTGCAGCAATACCTGACACAAGGAGGGTACCGCTCACATCTGCCCAACTCAGGGAGCTGGTGTCGAAAGCACGTGGCTGCCAGGCGTCGGCCCAGTTGGCATTCCATACTTCGGAACTTGCTGCCAGGCTGAATCCAAAAACAATGAGACCAAATAGTGATAATATCTTAATGATGGTGAGGATAGTCTGCAGCATCTTACTGTTTTTAACTCCCCTGCTGTTCAGATAAGTAAGCAGCACAATAGTGATGATAGATACGATCTGGGCGGCATTGAGCTGGAAGGAGCCTGCTGTCCAGAGAATATTTTCATCGCTGAAAGGTTCGTAGAGGTATGCGGCAAACTTTGAAAATGCGACGCCGACCGCTGCAATGGTTCCGGTTTGTATGACAGCGAAGAGACTCCAACCATACAAGAAGGCTATGAGTTTGTTGTAAGCTTCTTTTAGGTAGATGTATTGTCCACCGGCTTTTGGAAACATTGCACTTAGCTCACCATAACTGACTGCGGCGATCATGGTAATAACCGCTGTGAGAACCCATACGAGTATCAGCCAGCCCGCCGAACCTACATTGCGTGCGATATCCGCACTGACAATAAAGATGCCCGACCCTATCATGGATCCGACTACAAGCATGGTTCCGTCGAGTAACCCAAGTTCTCTTTTAAACGTGCCGTCGTGCGACTGTGCTTCCATATGTTTGTTTGCTAAAACTACCTTTATTGAATATTTTCTGGGCTAATATATTTAAAAGTCAGTTAAGTTCAATGCGACTGTATGTGAATCATTTTTAGCATAAATCGGACGGATTGGACCGCCGAAATAAATATTTGCGGTCGGAGCCTCAAAAATTTGGTAATTACGCAAACACCGCTATTTTTGCAATAGCCCATCACCCCGTATTCGATTGATTTTCTTTTGAATAGAGGGTAGGGCTAAAACAACCAAATATCTAAAGACCTATCAGAAATTTAAACGAGAACATTTATGGAGTTTTTACAACAGAATTTAATTTATCTCATCCCTGCACTGGGGCTTGCGGGTATTGTGGTGATGGCGGTTAAAAGTGCCTGGGTAAACAAGCAGGATGCGGGCGACAAAAACATGCAGGAACTGGCCGGCTACATCGCCGACGGCGCAATGGCTTTTCTGAAAGCGGAATGGCGTGTCCTGAGCATTTTTGTACTTGTTACGGCTGCTCTCCTGGCCTATTCGGGCACAGTGCATGAGATAAACGGAGTAGAACTCCACTCTAGCTGGATTATTTCCATTGCCTTTATTATCGGTGCTGTTTTTTCAGCTACGGCTGGCTACATCGGCATGAAGGCTGCGACCAAAGCGAATGTACGAACCACGCAAGCTGCCCGTACAAGTTTAAAGCAGGCCTTGAAGGTATCGTTTACCGGCGGTGCTGTAATGGGACTTGGTGTAGCAGGACTGGCTATTTTTGGTTTGGGAGGTCTGTTTATTGTATTCCTGAACATTTTCGATGTTGTTGAAGCAAACAGCACGCAAATGAAGACCGCTATTGAGGTGCTGACCGGCTTTTCACTTGGCGCAGAGTCGATAGCCTTGTTTGCCCGTGTGGGTGGTGGTATATACACCAAAGCCGCTGATGTGGGTGCCGATCTGGTGGGTAAGGTGGAAGCTGGTATCCCGGAAGACGATGTGAGAAACCCTGCGACCATTGCTGACAATGTGGGTGATAACGTAGGTGACGTGGCAGGTATGGGTGCCGATCTCTTCGGATCTTATGTGGCAACTATACTGGCGACGATGGTTTTGGGACAGGAAATTCAGGTAACTGACGATTACAATGGCATGTCGCCCGTTTTATTGCCAATGGTTATCTGCGGGCTCGGCATTATCTTTTCGATCATAGGTACATGGTTCGTCCGCATCAAGGGTGAGGATTCCAATGTTCAGAATGCATTGAACCTGGGCAACTGGGGTTCTATAGTCATTACGGCTATTGCTTCGTTTTTTGTTGTGAAAGGGATGTTACCTGAACAGCTTCACTTACGCGGTGTGGATTTTTCAAGTCTGGATGTGTTTTATTCCATTATCGTCGGTTTGGTTGTAGGCACGCTGATGAGTATTATCACGGAATATTACACCGCGATGGGTAAAGGACCTGTGAATTCTATCATTCAGCAGTCGGGCACGGGGCATGCTACGAATATTATCGGAGGCTTGTCTGTGGGTATGAAATCTACCGTGGCCCCTATCCTGGTGCTTGCGGGGGGAATAATTCTTTCCTATGCTTTTGCCGGACTTTACGGAGTGGCTATTGCAGCCGCTGGTATGATGGCCACTACGGCTATGCAGTTGGCGATTGATGCGTTCGGACCGATTGCCGATAACGCAGGCGGAATTGCAGAGATGAGCCAACTTCCTCCTGAGGTGCGCGAGCGCACCGATAATCTGGATGCGGTTGGCAATACCACTGCTGCAACAGGAAAGGGCTTTGCAATCGCCTCGGCAGCACTTACATCCCTGGCATTGTTTGCCGCTTTTGTCGGTGTTGCGGGGATATCGGCCATCGATATTTATAAAGCACCGGTGCTGGCGGGCTTGTTTGTCGGCGCTATGATACCGTTTATATTCTCCGCATTATGCATTGCAGCCGTGGGTAAAGCCGCTATGGATATGGTTAGGGAGGTTCGCAGACAGTTTCGTGATATCCCCGGTATTATGGAGTACAAAGCTAAACCGGAATATGAAAAATGCGTCGCCATATCGACTAATGCTTCTATCCGTGAGATGATGCTGCCGGGCGCTATCGCGATCCTGGTTCCGATTATCGTGGGATTCGGTTTCAAAGGTGTATTCCCGGAAGTAAGTTCGGCAG
Coding sequences within it:
- a CDS encoding FHA domain-containing protein, which gives rise to MFNLFNKNTPDKPRDIKAIREAMLFFIKQEMQKMEGGEGRSIKGLQLCIACLPEERYLYDAAVFSAEENRFKQELQRLADDFAIDLPERWTLDIAFLDELPEGAVKMDQLDVALCIKMPEITITQKSDTAFLRVLNGEAEQQEYTISAADGRINIGRERMAQDQDGFVRENHIAFPDGSSNQANKYVSRQHAHIIWNEESAAFMLFADDGGVPPRNKVKVKSPSEHNPVKLTFTELGHALQEGDQIILGESAVLEFSYSSHQSATV
- a CDS encoding PP2C family protein-serine/threonine phosphatase; the encoded protein is MDKSYFGLTDPGRVRDNNEDTFIAEKTKNNDVVIACVIDGVGGYAGGEIASAIARKSIIQFLNRPNADYPALMRDAIIAADEDIRAEKIKNNGHEQMACVLTLAVADLDKNQFWYAHVGDTRLYLLRDRSLVKISKDQSFVGFMEDSGRLTEEEAMRHPKRNEINKALGFGISIAAQQDYIETGHSPFLPGDVLLVCSDGLSDMVNRQQMTDILNSPASLQQKAEALVKAANLNGGLDNITVVLVKNDKQSAQHEPAMPASKNRKQRVAPTPLADKVENSDPRTAQWEGDRLSATQGARQETVRSNTGWITLLSILCVAMAGVIAFLLWQNNRAELRSMQQRKLSVIKPPRNAQEKKLQDTINKLNQNVLILTDSLFKSPIQITEPLQIDRDTLYLIAEKNIRLVADSTFKGIPINVRPANKHLRLENFTFQNFSTAITSGSNALEFRKVRFINTPNAVQSVFRFPSGSSVSGSVPASTFTTDSLPEKMN
- a CDS encoding FtsW/RodA/SpoVE family cell cycle protein, which encodes MRFLFLIISIVLGALFFTLYNHLQDGFDEVPSRLRNGTMINLNDKQPGKRMRQLLEKGYYFEDPRDMALVERVVATASKPAGLVLDNVGEINKSRYFVDADMAFAEGGKSFKRRVLDSRALLGYTGEDSLRFTQERTNPPKLPAVADMKKGAYSITGKIVDSLDRPVAGVLVKLHMVLPQDSTYAEDEVGIKTLGLTAYVRTDGNGSYAFMHLPDGKAYQVLPLQPGSQFGRSQGVQVLDSDVSFVFRQSPHSIRLFSVRDFKILKKERSLIVRTAEEFNQWFLIIAGSFFFGFFLLKAILAWKFPQADQLLLPVIMLMTGLSFISLLSLQDPLRDRFLARDTLTFFGIGIGGIIVMLMVKFRRLTVDSGFYRMFILGRSSGKASGWQWAIASLVLLGLTVAFGSGPEGSGVKVNLFGVQPSELVKYGIILFLAGFFASNEKFITEYSSWHKRWYFFSFALVAMVLAILLYLTLGDLGPAMVVCFTFIILFSFSRGDFAMMMVAIITYTLSVWFLNIWLGSLLTAVLLTLAMIFYEKRTSESAIMIIMVMAGFLLIDQIPYLDKLIPGPVNRLNERKSIWQDPWNNEVYGGDQVANGIWAMAGGGISGQGVGEGFAKNIPEAHTDMILPAIGEEFGWAGVVSIFILFLIFLNRAVVIGRQTGTPFLFYLCSGIGISMFVQFLLIAGGSTGALPLSGVALPFISYGGSSLVANMLATGALLSISVIRGTPVQMEFITRQQDRNLVPALLSASIAILLLTFTVSRYIIDNKRWVVQPALVADRSGLRMFSYNPRISILMNKLEAGQLYDRKGRILATSNPDFVRKQRKTLQAAGVNYNLDSAEHKRVDRYYPFEEQTFFWTGDMNTGVFTGSTNGYFAEYEHAAELRGFRTPTASFSTKASKYRENRFLPRGVKEMTVSKRDYAALAPLLLAGINSADVDAFKKRNRDVKLTIDARLQATIQQSIAKDDSLQNNRVSVVIMEDNTGDVLTSAVYPLPPVKDWELLTMSAAEQNRLSGWYTNSDLGFTYATQPGSTAKLVTTMAAFNKLGLAAAERKFPVAAHERIRTKGLEPDETGLISLERALVKSNNVYYIKLANEEHLEEDMARLYLKTGMFLHGVGGYYYEKGAQNAEQEKEWFSLWRETEFNTKPRYDPARIRRTRAKGISGMAWGQGELIATPAAVARVAMGVANKGTLVPNRYVLKVSDSATSVKPGIKLAENPRYAELMKDYMLKQSAGKVWTLKMNVAGKTGTPERIWKQEQINDGWYVFFVPKKDGQGHVVTCIRIESTKGSSKAVLLAGQHVIPALLKLGYIKDFKEELEKGKKKQTANKIKADEYVQSF